The segment ACATTATCCTGTTGATTAGTGGACGATATATGATTAGAAACAACTGGAGAAGACTGTAACTTATCTTGATTAACGACTTGATTAAAAATAGTCCGCAAAACCGCAGTATTGCGATAAATATCAAACTCTGACTCAATCAATTGCCGCGCTTTTGTTGCCAGTTTCACCCGTAAACTTGGATTAATCAGTAAGTGTTCTAGAGCATTTGCCAACGCCTGAGAATCATGTTGAGCCACCATTAATCCCGTCTCTTCATGACGCACAACTTCAGGAATTCCGGTTACATCAGTAGCCACACAAGGCGTACCCAGCGCCATCGTTTCCAGTAAAACCGTTGGTAAACCTTCACGATTTCCATCGCTACCAATAATATAAGGTGCAGCAAATACAGCCGCATTCTGGATATGCTCAAAGACTTCATTTTGAGGACGCGAACCAATAATTTCAACCGTTGATTCTAAACCGAGGCGTTGAATTTGCTCTCGCAGCGTCGCTTCCAATGAACCTGATCCAATAATTTTACAATGAAACGAACAGCCGCGATGGGCAAGAATGGCACAAGCGTCAATTAAAACAGAAACCCCTTTTTTCTCCACCAATCGACTGACTGAAAGAATAGTGGGTGGGCGTTCTTGGGGAGATTTATACCCCAACTGGTTTAAATTCAAGCCATTATAAATGCGCTGGATAGGGGCGGATGCTGTACCATACATCTGTTGTAAATACTTGAGATTATAGTCACTAACCGTAATCACACTTGCCGCATCTTGTAGCTTCCGTTTCATGTCTTCCGGTTCGACACTTTCATGGAAAATATCCTTAGCATGAGCCGTGAAGGTATAAGGAATTCCGGCAAAGTGGGCAGCCAAACGAGCGACACTGGTTGCCACTGTACCAAAGTGGGCGTGGAGATGACTAATATTTTTTAACCGTACCTCTCGTGCTAACCAGGCGGCTTGATAAACGGTACTGGCTTTTTCCCCTTGAGCAAACTCTAATTTTGTCCAAAAATCGGGGATAATTTTACTGGCTTCCTGAAGTTCTGCCCAGAAGAAGCTAGCGGCTGTTGGGTTAAGGCTATTGAGAGACTCGCTCACTCGCCCTTGGATGGGTTTACGAATATAGTAAACTGGGGCGCGAACTTGGGAAATGATGTTTTGAAAATGAGTTTCCGCCGGAGGGCGCAGGGCAAAAATATCTATTTCTAATCCAGCGGCTTCATGGGCTAAAATTTCATTGACGACGAATGTTTCTGAGTAGCGTGGATAACGCTTGAGAACATAACCAATGCGGTTTAATTCTGTGGAAAGCATCATTGTTATGGGGGATTAGGTAAAGGTTGGATATGTAGGGGCGGGTTTAACCGATAACATTCCGGCATTTTCCCCCTCATCCCCTAACCCCTTCTCCCTCCGTGGGGAGAAGGGGAACCCTCTCCCCGCTCCCCTCTCCCCGGCGTGGGAGAGGGGCTGGGGGAGAGGGGTTGAGCTTAAGTTGACAAGGATGCAAAATGCTTCGCCCCGACATAAACAAATGACTCTTGACAAATGACGAATCTGATTCCTGATTCAACA is part of the Coleofasciculus chthonoplastes PCC 7420 genome and harbors:
- a CDS encoding glycosyltransferase — encoded protein: MLSTELNRIGYVLKRYPRYSETFVVNEILAHEAAGLEIDIFALRPPAETHFQNIISQVRAPVYYIRKPIQGRVSESLNSLNPTAASFFWAELQEASKIIPDFWTKLEFAQGEKASTVYQAAWLAREVRLKNISHLHAHFGTVATSVARLAAHFAGIPYTFTAHAKDIFHESVEPEDMKRKLQDAASVITVSDYNLKYLQQMYGTASAPIQRIYNGLNLNQLGYKSPQERPPTILSVSRLVEKKGVSVLIDACAILAHRGCSFHCKIIGSGSLEATLREQIQRLGLESTVEIIGSRPQNEVFEHIQNAAVFAAPYIIGSDGNREGLPTVLLETMALGTPCVATDVTGIPEVVRHEETGLMVAQHDSQALANALEHLLINPSLRVKLATKARQLIESEFDIYRNTAVLRTIFNQVVNQDKLQSSPVVSNHISSTNQQDNVSFAQNV